Proteins encoded within one genomic window of Sneathia sanguinegens:
- a CDS encoding S41 family peptidase, with protein MKEKIKYILCFCAGVLITFSVSKYCQANTTFEEKGTIKKASFKDVAELQKIIETINLVDDVWVGDKKISIKDQYDAALRGIMANLDDPYSEYLTQEEYKDMNENLDGVYSGVGMSIRKQKGEYMEVISPFIGSPAFKANIQIGDRVTKVNGKDIKDLSAVETSKMLKGPKGTVVEVEIIRKNLKDPLKIKLVRDNIKLDNVEYKMLSDGIGYISLLQFGNGVANEVEQAVNNLKAKGMKKLIFDLRTNPGGSLNEAVDLASIFTNERKMVSLKYKNGNENVYNRTKKQSYTGPMVVLVNGGSASASEIVTGILKDYKRATIMGEKTYGKGVAQNIIQFRTGDALKITIAKYSTPKNSDINKKGIKPDIEVKMESLLSSKGYANETKQALDNRMKEIKKVLIEMHGEEKAKKIIAQGDIQLKAAIKYLKEGK; from the coding sequence ATGAAGGAAAAGATTAAATATATATTATGCTTTTGTGCAGGTGTTTTAATAACATTTAGTGTTTCAAAATATTGCCAAGCAAACACAACTTTTGAAGAAAAAGGTACAATAAAAAAAGCAAGTTTTAAAGATGTTGCTGAATTACAAAAAATTATAGAAACAATAAATTTGGTTGATGATGTATGGGTTGGAGATAAAAAAATAAGCATAAAAGATCAATACGATGCAGCTTTAAGAGGAATAATGGCAAATTTAGATGATCCATATTCTGAATATTTAACTCAAGAAGAATATAAAGATATGAATGAAAATTTAGACGGAGTATATTCAGGAGTAGGAATGTCAATAAGAAAACAAAAAGGTGAATATATGGAAGTTATATCACCATTTATTGGTTCGCCAGCATTTAAGGCAAATATACAAATAGGTGATAGAGTTACAAAAGTAAATGGTAAAGATATTAAAGATTTATCAGCTGTAGAAACATCAAAAATGTTAAAAGGACCTAAGGGTACAGTAGTAGAAGTTGAAATAATCAGAAAAAATTTAAAAGATCCATTAAAGATCAAATTAGTTAGAGATAATATTAAATTAGATAATGTTGAATATAAGATGCTTTCTGATGGAATTGGATATATTAGTTTATTGCAATTTGGTAATGGAGTTGCAAATGAAGTTGAACAAGCTGTTAATAATTTAAAAGCTAAAGGTATGAAAAAATTAATCTTTGATTTAAGAACTAATCCTGGAGGGTCACTTAATGAAGCTGTAGATTTGGCATCTATTTTTACAAATGAAAGAAAGATGGTTAGTCTTAAATATAAGAATGGTAATGAAAATGTATATAATAGAACAAAAAAACAAAGTTATACAGGACCTATGGTAGTATTAGTAAATGGTGGAAGTGCATCAGCTTCAGAAATTGTAACAGGTATTTTAAAAGATTATAAAAGAGCTACAATAATGGGTGAAAAGACATATGGTAAAGGTGTTGCACAAAATATAATACAATTTAGAACTGGAGATGCTTTGAAAATAACAATAGCTAAGTATTCAACACCTAAAAATTCTGATATTAATAAAAAAGGTATAAAACCTGATATTGAAGTAAAAATGGAAAGTTTGTTATCAAGCAAGGGCTATGCTAATGAAACAAAACAAGCACTTGATAATAGAATGAAAGAAATAAAAAAAGTATTAATTGAAATGCATGGGGAAGAAAAAGCTAAAAAAATAATAGCACAAGGAGATATACAATTAAAAGCAGCCATTAAATATTTAAAGGAAGGAAAATAA
- the rsmI gene encoding 16S rRNA (cytidine(1402)-2'-O)-methyltransferase produces MLYIVGTPIGNLEDISFRAVRILKEVDYIFAEDTRVTRKLLKHYEIENTIYQYHEHNKKHQIPNIINLLEQEKNIALVTDAGMPCISDPGYELVDEAINNGFKVVTIPGPSSILSAASISGYSMRRIAYEGFLPKKKGRQTLFNQLRDEKRPIIILESPNRLLKTLKDIYEYLGNREMIIARELTKIYEQVIRGKVSDLINLVENKPLKGEIVLIIKGLEEKNDRD; encoded by the coding sequence ATGCTATACATAGTAGGAACTCCTATAGGTAATTTAGAAGATATTAGTTTTAGAGCAGTGAGAATTTTAAAAGAGGTAGATTATATTTTTGCTGAAGATACTAGGGTTACTAGAAAGTTATTAAAACACTATGAAATAGAAAATACTATTTATCAATATCATGAACATAATAAAAAGCATCAGATACCTAATATAATAAATTTATTAGAACAAGAAAAAAATATAGCACTTGTTACTGATGCAGGTATGCCTTGTATTTCTGATCCAGGCTATGAATTGGTTGATGAAGCAATAAATAATGGCTTCAAAGTAGTTACAATTCCTGGTCCTTCTTCAATACTTAGTGCTGCAAGTATTTCAGGCTATAGTATGAGAAGAATAGCATACGAAGGTTTTTTACCCAAAAAAAAAGGTAGACAGACTTTATTTAATCAATTAAGGGATGAAAAAAGACCTATAATTATTCTTGAATCACCAAATAGATTATTAAAAACTTTAAAAGATATTTATGAATATTTGGGAAATAGAGAAATGATAATTGCTAGAGAGTTAACTAAGATATATGAACAAGTTATTCGTGGTAAAGTTAGTGATTTGATAAATTTGGTAGAAAATAAACCTTTAAAAGGAGAAATTGTTTTAATAATTAAAGGATTAGAGGAAAAAAATGATAGAGACTAA
- the ylqF gene encoding ribosome biogenesis GTPase YlqF yields MIETKTNINWYPGHMKKTMDMIVEQLKQIDVVIEILDARIPLSSRNPEINNIVKNKTRIIILNKVDLVEQKDFIKWKQYFLEEGVDYIIALSAEKGTNLKELKTYIKKLYDIKLEKMKKKGLRKTQIRAMILGIPNVGKSRLINKLANKSKAGVGNLPGFTRGKQWISVDENFFILDTPGVLWPKFNSHEVALNLAITGSIKDEVVAIEEVASSLLQKMKEFSIIDRVYMAYNLTKEEDDDIYALMKKIEKRLLINTKELDYEIVSKRILRDFRQGKFGKFFLELPERK; encoded by the coding sequence ATGATAGAGACTAAAACAAATATTAATTGGTATCCTGGGCACATGAAAAAAACAATGGATATGATAGTAGAACAATTAAAACAAATTGATGTTGTAATAGAAATACTAGATGCAAGAATACCACTATCAAGTAGAAATCCTGAAATAAATAATATAGTTAAGAATAAGACTAGAATTATCATTTTAAATAAGGTTGATTTAGTTGAACAAAAAGACTTTATAAAATGGAAGCAATATTTTTTAGAAGAAGGTGTGGACTATATTATTGCATTGAGTGCTGAAAAAGGTACTAATCTAAAAGAATTAAAAACATATATCAAAAAATTATACGACATAAAATTAGAAAAAATGAAAAAAAAGGGTTTGAGAAAAACTCAAATTAGAGCTATGATATTAGGAATACCTAATGTAGGTAAATCAAGATTAATAAATAAACTTGCAAATAAAAGTAAGGCAGGTGTAGGTAATTTGCCAGGATTTACTAGAGGAAAACAATGGATAAGTGTTGATGAGAATTTCTTTATTCTAGACACACCAGGAGTATTATGGCCAAAATTTAATAGTCATGAAGTTGCTTTGAACTTAGCAATTACTGGCTCTATAAAAGATGAAGTAGTAGCTATAGAAGAGGTTGCAAGTTCATTGTTACAAAAAATGAAAGAATTTTCTATAATAGATAGGGTATATATGGCATATAATCTAACAAAAGAAGAAGATGATGACATATATGCACTTATGAAAAAAATAGAAAAGAGATTATTAATTAATACAAAGGAACTAGATTACGAAATAGTTTCAAAAAGAATTCTAAGAGATTTTAGACAAGGTAAATTTGGAAAATTTTTCTTAGAATTGCCAGAAAGGAAATAA
- a CDS encoding DEAD/DEAH box helicase, whose product MKFEELGLSKSTLKAIYEKGFLEPTEIQALVIPELLKEQTNLIGQAQTGTGKTAAFGLPILELLKPEKKVKAIVLTPTRELAVQVSEEIYSLKGDKDIKITAVYGGASIETQLKSLKKGVDIVVGTPGRVMDMLNKKALKLNELEYFILDEADEMLNMGFVDDIKEILKSTNEDKKMLFFSATMPKEILQIAKEFMPSFKKIKVKKKELTTNLTKQIYFEVRPDDKFEALCRVLDYRADFYGIVFCKTKQDVDEVTKKLKSRGYDAECIHGDITQGLREKTLDLFKQKILNILVATDVAARGIDVSDLTHVINYSIPQEPEAYVHRIGRTGRAGKKGIAVTFVSPREINKLLQIKRLTKSEIVKEKVPNVEQILEAKKENLLASIEEIVLEEDYTQYLDLARKILSNRNTDVIVASLLRHIYDDEFLKENYNEIKDVSVKVDDKTRLFIALGEKDGMTPSKLLQLIHKKAKVPGRKIRDIKIMDKFSFITVPFKEAEDIMKAMNRKDAKKPIVEISTGKQKKESKNKKGRK is encoded by the coding sequence ATGAAATTTGAAGAATTAGGATTAAGTAAATCAACATTAAAAGCAATTTATGAAAAAGGGTTTTTAGAGCCTACGGAAATACAGGCTTTAGTTATACCAGAGTTATTAAAAGAACAAACAAATTTAATTGGGCAAGCACAGACTGGTACTGGAAAAACAGCAGCATTTGGTTTACCAATATTGGAATTATTAAAGCCAGAAAAAAAGGTAAAAGCTATTGTATTAACACCAACTAGAGAATTAGCAGTACAAGTATCTGAGGAAATATATTCATTAAAAGGAGATAAAGATATTAAAATTACGGCTGTATATGGAGGAGCTTCTATTGAAACACAACTTAAATCATTGAAAAAAGGTGTTGATATAGTAGTAGGTACACCGGGTCGTGTAATGGATATGTTAAATAAAAAAGCATTGAAATTAAATGAACTAGAATATTTTATTCTTGATGAAGCTGATGAAATGCTTAATATGGGCTTTGTAGATGATATAAAAGAAATTTTAAAAAGTACAAATGAAGATAAGAAAATGTTATTCTTTTCTGCAACTATGCCAAAAGAAATTTTGCAAATTGCAAAAGAATTTATGCCAAGTTTCAAAAAAATAAAGGTTAAGAAAAAGGAATTAACTACTAATTTAACTAAGCAAATATATTTTGAAGTTAGACCTGATGATAAATTTGAAGCTTTATGCAGAGTATTAGATTATAGAGCAGATTTTTATGGAATAGTATTTTGTAAAACAAAGCAAGATGTGGATGAAGTTACTAAAAAATTGAAATCTAGAGGTTATGATGCAGAATGTATACATGGAGATATTACTCAAGGATTGAGAGAAAAAACATTAGATTTATTTAAGCAAAAGATATTAAATATTTTGGTTGCAACAGATGTAGCAGCTAGAGGTATAGATGTATCTGATTTGACACATGTTATTAATTATTCAATTCCACAAGAACCTGAAGCTTATGTTCATAGAATAGGAAGAACAGGAAGAGCTGGAAAGAAAGGAATTGCAGTTACTTTTGTAAGTCCAAGAGAAATTAATAAATTGCTTCAAATAAAAAGATTAACAAAATCAGAAATTGTAAAAGAAAAAGTTCCAAATGTAGAACAAATATTAGAAGCTAAAAAAGAAAATTTACTAGCAAGTATAGAAGAAATTGTCTTAGAAGAAGATTATACACAATATCTAGATTTAGCAAGAAAAATATTGTCTAATAGAAATACAGATGTAATTGTTGCATCTTTATTAAGACATATTTATGATGATGAATTTTTAAAAGAAAATTATAATGAAATAAAAGATGTTAGTGTTAAAGTAGATGATAAAACAAGACTATTTATAGCATTAGGAGAAAAAGATGGAATGACACCATCAAAATTATTACAATTAATTCATAAAAAAGCTAAAGTACCCGGTAGAAAAATAAGGGATATAAAAATAATGGATAAATTTTCATTTATAACTGTTCCTTTCAAAGAAGCTGAAGATATAATGAAAGCAATGAATAGAAAGGATGCAAAAAAACCTATAGTTGAAATTTCTACAGGTAAACAAAAAAAAGAAAGTAAAAATAAAAAAGGAAGAAAGTAA